Proteins from one Leptonema illini DSM 21528 genomic window:
- a CDS encoding glycosyltransferase family 39 protein yields the protein MAALKTAFFRIKIKINGYPNTIILISSLLLACRGIYHLLLSLRWPLSLSPDATLLSMDAWMWLHGNVPYRDFFAINLPFSHIVHALGILAFGDTDTGLRLLNLSALLIAAFVSSLYLWRHSRLAAIVAFSLTLTLTAEASTFGQLQRETLLLPVWIGALWMIEKIIQAASYRLWIVWGALLGVSLLIKPTSFFFGAMLFFYFAIRTHGRNIRISWKESAITLTRTVLMAGCGLLVVFLVPVILGYPPDYLLLWKKNLDVFTYGIPLVPPSRLLFRPLTLHPENILNSWNKPYSIEGELVIGVFTLFHVAVLAAFVMYYRKDTEKLSLLFLVAGGYISYLIQRRGYAYHLIPVWHGLNLMLSVLIADFARKHQAREKKPSKGVFLKSSYFKYLAIFLMLLVLVRFRNSERVYSDTGFGYLLKPTTPPTIPIVAEINATANVLREKKPERRPSIQLLELNTLALGAVLGHDIEYASGFAVADPIVSSHPDASFFRKKLMTALKRRPPDLFVIALFRDSLEDVLKDAPEIRSFLEEHYYPYKRVNVQPEYLIFVHNDLSPYFPGTISTDSPSPETNGIPNSSKTIEAYTETNLH from the coding sequence ATGGCGGCCTTAAAGACAGCATTTTTCCGGATAAAGATAAAAATCAATGGATACCCGAATACCATTATCCTGATCTCAAGCCTTCTGCTGGCATGTAGAGGAATATACCACCTGCTGCTCTCTTTACGCTGGCCATTGAGCTTGAGCCCTGACGCGACCCTTCTATCGATGGATGCATGGATGTGGCTTCACGGAAACGTTCCTTACCGGGATTTTTTTGCAATCAATCTGCCGTTTTCTCATATCGTACACGCCCTTGGAATCCTCGCTTTTGGCGACACCGATACAGGTTTACGACTGCTCAATCTATCCGCGCTATTGATCGCCGCTTTTGTTTCATCACTGTATCTGTGGCGGCATTCGCGGCTGGCGGCTATCGTTGCCTTCTCGCTGACTCTTACACTGACAGCTGAAGCAAGTACGTTTGGTCAACTTCAGCGAGAAACTCTCCTCCTTCCTGTATGGATAGGTGCCCTCTGGATGATTGAAAAAATTATTCAGGCTGCCAGTTACAGACTGTGGATTGTCTGGGGCGCTCTGCTTGGTGTTAGCCTTCTCATAAAACCCACATCCTTTTTTTTTGGAGCAATGCTTTTTTTCTATTTTGCTATTCGCACACATGGCCGGAATATTCGAATCTCCTGGAAAGAGTCGGCAATCACTCTAACCCGTACAGTTCTGATGGCGGGATGCGGCCTATTAGTGGTCTTTTTAGTTCCAGTAATCCTGGGTTACCCACCAGACTATCTTCTTTTATGGAAAAAAAATCTCGACGTATTCACTTATGGCATCCCGCTCGTTCCGCCTTCCCGGCTTCTCTTTCGGCCGCTAACTCTGCATCCTGAGAACATACTGAATTCGTGGAATAAGCCCTATTCAATCGAAGGCGAACTTGTCATCGGTGTTTTCACATTATTCCATGTTGCTGTTCTTGCCGCTTTTGTAATGTACTACCGGAAGGACACTGAAAAGCTATCACTCCTCTTTCTGGTTGCGGGAGGGTATATTAGCTACTTAATACAACGGAGAGGATATGCATATCATCTCATTCCCGTCTGGCATGGGTTGAACCTCATGCTCTCGGTGCTCATAGCCGACTTTGCCAGAAAACATCAGGCCAGGGAAAAAAAACCTTCCAAAGGAGTTTTTCTGAAAAGCTCCTATTTCAAATATCTTGCCATTTTCCTGATGCTACTGGTTCTCGTCCGCTTCCGTAACTCAGAACGAGTCTACAGCGATACGGGATTCGGCTATCTGCTCAAGCCCACCACACCGCCCACAATACCTATTGTGGCTGAAATCAATGCGACTGCCAACGTACTCCGGGAAAAAAAGCCGGAACGCCGACCCTCCATCCAGCTTCTCGAACTGAACACTCTGGCACTCGGGGCAGTATTGGGTCACGATATAGAGTATGCATCCGGTTTCGCAGTTGCCGACCCAATCGTTAGCTCGCATCCCGATGCTTCTTTTTTCAGAAAAAAGCTAATGACAGCTCTAAAGCGTCGCCCCCCCGATCTGTTTGTTATCGCACTCTTTCGTGATTCGCTGGAAGATGTTCTTAAAGACGCTCCAGAAATTCGGTCGTTCCTGGAAGAGCACTATTACCCCTATAAAAGAGTGAATGTCCAACCAGAATACCTTATCTTTGTTCACAATGACCTTTCCCCTTACTTTCCCGGTACAATCTCGACCGACAGTCCTTCCCCGGAAACTAACGGCATACCGAACTCAAGCAAAACCATCGAAGCATACACTGAGACAAATCTACATTGA
- a CDS encoding MarR family winged helix-turn-helix transcriptional regulator: MRIADRVDLQIAAMMDEKGLTGLTRSHLEILSFLLRRPGLTPTEIASQIQRTKPTVTVLVRKLIEQQYLTSTKSTTDGRSIELSPTQKAKKMKPAILRIMLALQRETYAALTDLEAEELYRITEKLNEAMITKSSTRADGGKWGNSPFHIRSSDLN; encoded by the coding sequence ATGCGCATTGCAGATCGCGTCGATCTGCAGATAGCGGCCATGATGGATGAAAAAGGCCTGACCGGACTGACGCGCTCCCATCTCGAAATCCTTTCGTTTCTATTGCGCAGGCCGGGGCTGACTCCGACAGAAATCGCCAGTCAGATTCAGCGCACAAAGCCGACGGTGACGGTGCTCGTTCGTAAACTGATCGAACAGCAATACCTGACTTCTACGAAATCCACGACCGATGGTAGATCGATCGAGCTCAGTCCAACACAGAAGGCGAAGAAAATGAAGCCGGCCATCCTGCGCATCATGCTTGCGCTGCAACGTGAAACCTACGCGGCGCTGACCGACCTTGAGGCAGAGGAACTCTACCGTATTACAGAGAAGTTGAACGAGGCGATGATCACGAAATCGAGCACTCGGGCCGATGGTGGCAAGTGGGGGAATTCCCCTTTTCATATTAGATCAAGCGATCTCAACTGA
- a CDS encoding enoyl-CoA hydratase/isomerase family protein: MSAELQIIENHGGIVELSLNLNDQNSFGLAAFTELDRTLKLLASHDKIRVLILHSMKPYVFSQGLNLEEMSSASGELVDEFIRLFYENLKSIYLFPHPVICVMPGHAMGYGAMIAMTSDYRLMADRARIGLPEVKLGIRVPIFIARILQDIVGVVEADHHILEGGAYKAAEAKEIGLIDQIVSPEEMLSAARKVAQRFLKNSRSAMTASKRAIRHRMDHDAIIEVDARETIRTLNTPDAREGISAAVERRRPVFS; the protein is encoded by the coding sequence ATGTCGGCGGAATTGCAGATAATCGAAAACCACGGCGGTATTGTCGAGCTGTCCCTCAATCTGAATGATCAGAATAGCTTCGGCCTCGCAGCCTTTACGGAGCTCGACCGTACGCTGAAATTGCTGGCCAGCCATGATAAGATTCGCGTCCTGATCCTTCACAGCATGAAGCCCTACGTCTTTTCGCAGGGGCTCAATCTTGAAGAGATGTCGAGCGCCTCCGGTGAACTGGTGGACGAGTTTATCCGTCTGTTCTACGAAAATCTGAAATCCATTTATCTTTTTCCACACCCCGTTATCTGTGTAATGCCCGGTCATGCGATGGGCTATGGGGCCATGATCGCGATGACGTCTGACTACCGTCTTATGGCCGACAGGGCTCGCATCGGCCTGCCCGAGGTGAAGCTGGGGATTCGCGTGCCGATCTTTATCGCGCGCATCTTACAGGATATCGTCGGCGTCGTAGAGGCCGATCACCATATCCTCGAAGGCGGCGCCTACAAAGCGGCCGAAGCAAAAGAAATCGGCCTTATCGATCAGATCGTTTCGCCTGAAGAGATGCTCTCTGCCGCGCGAAAGGTAGCGCAGCGATTCTTGAAAAACAGTCGTTCGGCCATGACGGCTTCAAAGCGTGCGATCCGGCATCGCATGGACCATGACGCCATCATTGAAGTGGATGCGCGAGAAACCATCAGAACCCTGAATACGCCCGATGCGCGAGAAGGCATCAGCGCCGCCGTCGAAAGACGCCGTCCTGTATTCAGTTAA
- a CDS encoding IS4 family transposase — protein sequence MLLTTMPVLTFEEAVEKVEWYTDRWIIETFFKVLKSGCKIENRQMKTGARLMSCITVDSIIAWRILFLTFIGRELPDLSAEIVFEPHEWQSLHCRINNTSELPNTVPSL from the coding sequence ATGCTGCTCACCACAATGCCGGTTCTCACTTTCGAAGAAGCCGTTGAGAAGGTGGAATGGTACACCGATCGCTGGATCATTGAGACCTTCTTCAAGGTCCTCAAATCTGGATGCAAGATTGAAAACCGACAGATGAAGACCGGAGCTCGACTGATGTCATGCATCACAGTCGATAGCATCATCGCATGGAGAATCCTTTTCCTGACATTCATAGGCAGGGAACTTCCAGATCTCTCCGCAGAAATTGTTTTTGAACCACACGAATGGCAGAGCCTGCACTGTCGGATCAACAATACATCCGAACTCCCAAACACGGTTCCTTCTCTCT
- a CDS encoding IS4 family transposase, translated as MKKRQQSAQEPQELDSEVANWGAQEFASANIGDARLNARLIAVAEAFMQKPGASVPKASASWAGAKGVYRFFDNGKVNSQNILSPHTESTKRRIEGRELVLAIQDTSTIDYSTRDAIDDIGPAGNRLTRGLMLHPTLAVTPEGTPLGILDLQIWNRPDNTWSSELTREERRNTPLEDKESMKWINSYRKVCEIQKEMNDKVHFVNVCDREGDMYDLFLEHHKLSTENPPDLLVRAAKDRKLAGDSGFLWDFMESIDVFGEYDIQVQRKVGKKAREATLQIRFSKITMRRPFHRYPVKENPSFDLYAVYTCEKKSTAKGRGDFMDAAHHNAGSHFRRSR; from the coding sequence ATGAAGAAACGACAGCAGAGTGCTCAGGAACCACAGGAGCTGGATAGCGAAGTAGCCAATTGGGGGGCGCAGGAATTCGCCAGTGCAAATATCGGTGATGCGCGTTTGAACGCCAGACTCATTGCTGTCGCTGAGGCTTTCATGCAGAAGCCGGGTGCGTCTGTTCCAAAGGCGTCGGCAAGCTGGGCGGGTGCGAAAGGAGTGTATCGGTTCTTTGACAACGGCAAGGTGAACTCACAGAATATTTTAAGTCCGCACACAGAGTCCACGAAGCGAAGGATCGAGGGTCGAGAGCTTGTTCTTGCGATTCAGGATACATCGACGATCGACTATAGCACTCGTGACGCTATCGACGATATTGGACCGGCCGGCAATCGCCTTACAAGAGGACTTATGCTTCATCCCACTCTTGCCGTTACTCCCGAAGGCACACCGCTCGGAATACTGGATCTACAAATCTGGAATAGACCTGACAACACATGGTCTTCTGAACTCACACGTGAGGAAAGAAGAAATACTCCTCTCGAAGACAAAGAGAGCATGAAATGGATAAACAGCTACCGCAAGGTCTGTGAGATTCAAAAGGAGATGAATGATAAAGTTCACTTCGTAAACGTCTGCGATCGCGAAGGAGATATGTATGATCTCTTCCTTGAGCATCATAAACTATCTACAGAAAATCCGCCTGATTTGCTTGTTCGAGCTGCAAAAGACCGCAAATTGGCCGGGGATTCGGGCTTTTTGTGGGATTTCATGGAGTCCATAGATGTATTCGGTGAGTATGATATTCAGGTTCAAAGAAAGGTGGGTAAGAAAGCAAGAGAAGCAACGCTGCAAATACGCTTCTCAAAGATAACAATGCGACGGCCTTTTCACCGATATCCTGTGAAAGAGAATCCATCTTTCGATCTCTATGCAGTATATACATGCGAAAAAAAATCCACCGCAAAAGGAAGAGGGGATTTCATGGATGCTGCTCACCACAATGCCGGTTCTCACTTTCGAAGAAGCCGTTGA
- a CDS encoding AAA family ATPase, producing the protein MKTIQLDGVALELTPPDSQDQNWVGNMEVLDQLLACWMKVHESDLPLSPRLIGRPGVGKTTLACAAAKALDRPYWIFQGTMDTRPEDLLISPVINAEGKIKYVASGIVTAMIEGGVAILDEGNRMGEKSWASLAPLLDHRRYVESIVAGVKIKAHPEFRFCTTMNEDASTFEIPEYIQSRLQPQIYIDFADADEEHEIIKANMPFAPDEIIAYVVSFLQNAHSHDEPFSVRDGINITRMILKLGTSRKQININGTGAVSPGLLRELLHDAVMGILGDDALRYIV; encoded by the coding sequence ATGAAAACGATTCAGCTCGACGGCGTCGCCCTCGAACTCACCCCGCCCGACTCTCAGGACCAGAACTGGGTCGGAAACATGGAGGTGCTCGATCAGCTGCTCGCCTGCTGGATGAAGGTGCATGAATCCGACCTGCCGCTCAGTCCGAGGCTGATCGGCCGACCGGGCGTCGGTAAAACCACCCTTGCCTGCGCCGCCGCTAAGGCGCTTGACCGACCCTACTGGATCTTTCAGGGCACGATGGATACGCGTCCCGAAGACCTGCTCATCTCGCCTGTCATCAATGCCGAGGGAAAGATTAAATATGTCGCATCGGGCATCGTAACGGCCATGATCGAAGGCGGAGTCGCCATCCTCGACGAAGGCAACCGAATGGGCGAGAAGTCCTGGGCGTCGCTCGCCCCGCTGCTTGACCACCGGCGTTATGTCGAATCCATCGTCGCCGGCGTAAAGATCAAGGCGCATCCGGAGTTTCGGTTCTGTACGACGATGAACGAAGACGCCTCTACCTTCGAAATCCCCGAGTATATTCAGAGCCGGCTTCAACCGCAGATCTACATCGACTTCGCCGACGCCGACGAAGAACATGAAATCATCAAGGCGAACATGCCCTTCGCTCCCGACGAGATCATCGCCTACGTCGTCAGCTTCTTACAGAACGCTCATTCGCACGACGAACCGTTCTCGGTGCGGGACGGCATCAATATCACGCGTATGATCCTCAAGCTCGGTACGTCGCGAAAGCAGATCAACATCAACGGAACAGGCGCCGTGTCGCCGGGTCTTCTGCGAGAGCTTCTGCACGATGCCGTCATGGGCATTCTCGGCGACGACGCTCTGCGTTACATCGTCTGA
- a CDS encoding HDOD domain-containing protein, with product MSHSVDQNALTESLLSNRSLVYELQGSDDAFLRNLNSFTHRVLSELDLLFLNEPIFIIQSELITNFLKACAKRVFFEREGLSLSEAADYQKGMQSFRTEVLEKWDSQAIRLAEHGMRIVITYALTDGGMLLTIENNVEISPFEYERIQKRLSFDVHSVGIDPDFTGNIDLSEGGGLGLILITILLQNTGIGRKNLQFHADKNGTRMKLFIPLHVSRPVIERHLSERVIGKVEALPSFPEHIRRLMDLCDSPSSGLDLIASHIGRDPSLTAQILKLAGSAGYITRNKNPSLLEAVQIVGLNQVKSFLLVAGVRTILTGLVPCERMEEIWESSNRISFFAGQLVRDKRELKETVIVSGLLNDLGRIVIYSFSEEDFDRLRKLTGKESSEVQVVLEETTLGISFPEIGAMLARKWNFPENILYAIRYQMRPLHVDESRESLVYPVYLARCMAEVLKGCQQFEYIEYRVLKAYGLLDRNVFNKTLAEMEERFVKQYSV from the coding sequence TTGTCGCATTCAGTAGATCAGAACGCTCTCACCGAGAGCCTGCTTTCGAATCGCTCCCTTGTATACGAGCTTCAGGGGAGCGATGACGCTTTTTTGCGTAACCTCAATTCGTTCACACACAGAGTTCTGTCCGAACTCGACCTTCTCTTTCTGAACGAGCCCATATTCATCATTCAATCCGAGCTGATAACGAACTTCCTGAAGGCCTGCGCCAAGCGTGTCTTCTTTGAGCGGGAAGGCCTCAGTCTTTCCGAGGCGGCCGATTATCAGAAGGGAATGCAGAGCTTTCGTACCGAGGTGCTCGAAAAGTGGGATTCGCAGGCCATACGGCTGGCCGAACATGGCATGCGAATCGTGATTACGTACGCGCTTACCGACGGCGGCATGCTTCTCACGATCGAGAATAATGTGGAGATCTCGCCGTTTGAATATGAGCGCATTCAGAAGCGACTCTCGTTCGACGTTCACTCTGTCGGCATCGATCCCGACTTCACGGGCAATATCGACCTCTCGGAGGGCGGCGGCCTGGGATTGATTCTCATCACCATCCTGCTTCAGAATACGGGAATCGGACGCAAGAACCTTCAATTTCATGCCGACAAAAACGGAACGCGGATGAAGCTCTTTATTCCGCTGCACGTCAGTCGTCCCGTCATTGAGCGACATCTGAGTGAGCGCGTCATCGGCAAGGTGGAGGCGCTGCCCTCCTTTCCCGAACACATTCGTCGCCTCATGGATCTGTGCGATTCGCCGAGTTCCGGGCTTGACCTGATCGCCTCGCATATCGGTCGAGACCCTTCGTTAACCGCTCAAATACTCAAACTGGCAGGGTCGGCGGGTTATATTACGCGAAACAAAAATCCGTCTCTTCTTGAAGCCGTACAGATCGTAGGACTCAATCAGGTGAAGTCTTTCTTGCTCGTCGCCGGCGTGCGCACCATTCTTACAGGTCTTGTTCCGTGCGAGCGCATGGAAGAGATCTGGGAAAGCAGCAATCGCATTTCTTTTTTTGCAGGCCAGCTTGTCCGTGATAAGCGAGAGCTCAAGGAAACGGTCATCGTCTCCGGCCTTCTGAACGACCTCGGCCGGATCGTCATCTATTCGTTCAGCGAAGAGGATTTCGATCGTTTGCGAAAGCTGACGGGCAAAGAGAGCAGCGAGGTGCAGGTCGTGCTTGAAGAGACGACGCTTGGGATCAGCTTTCCCGAAATCGGCGCCATGCTGGCCCGTAAGTGGAACTTTCCCGAGAACATCCTTTATGCCATCCGCTACCAGATGCGTCCGCTTCATGTAGATGAATCGAGAGAATCGCTCGTTTATCCCGTCTATCTCGCCCGTTGCATGGCCGAGGTTCTCAAAGGCTGCCAGCAGTTCGAGTACATCGAATACCGCGTGTTAAAGGCATACGGGCTTCTTGATAGAAACGTTTTCAACAAAACGTTAGCCGAGATGGAAGAGCGATTCGTAAAGCAGTATTCCGTGTAG
- a CDS encoding NrsF family protein, with product MNERRSDLIDSLVNELSCVPDRSRLWPPLLTWAGAFLILVLSSLTIASMIMPERSWAFHLINPAFLLALLPAVPSGIWAILLSLPGRRTKPWQLLTVVFFVLWGAYLLYDISLMPQAAEEIMRWHGSMCILDIMLIGILPFIFLAIIVRNRFVLNREASAIALFLSSSLAASACAGILCRDHSSLHVFQEHFLPVTALLLIVMLVQSGLKR from the coding sequence ATGAACGAACGCCGATCTGATCTTATCGATTCGCTCGTAAACGAGCTATCCTGCGTGCCCGATCGCTCGCGTCTGTGGCCGCCGCTCCTTACCTGGGCGGGCGCCTTTCTTATCCTTGTGCTTTCGTCGCTGACGATCGCCTCGATGATTATGCCCGAACGCAGCTGGGCATTTCATCTTATTAATCCGGCCTTTTTGCTCGCGCTTCTGCCCGCTGTGCCCTCGGGTATCTGGGCGATTCTGCTCTCTCTTCCTGGGCGCCGGACGAAGCCCTGGCAACTGCTCACTGTCGTGTTCTTCGTTCTATGGGGAGCATACCTTCTCTATGACATCTCGTTAATGCCGCAGGCAGCCGAAGAGATCATGCGCTGGCATGGCAGCATGTGTATCCTCGACATCATGCTCATCGGCATCCTGCCCTTCATCTTTCTCGCCATCATCGTCCGGAATCGCTTCGTCCTGAACCGCGAGGCATCGGCCATCGCTCTTTTTCTCTCGTCTTCACTGGCAGCATCGGCCTGCGCCGGCATCCTCTGTAGGGATCACAGCTCCCTGCACGTCTTTCAGGAGCATTTTCTACCGGTGACGGCTCTTCTGTTAATTGTGATGCTTGTGCAGAGCGGACTGAAACGATAG
- a CDS encoding sigma-70 family RNA polymerase sigma factor — MAHSKEQQLKRWMTESLAGDQRSYRLLLEESARMLSDYFRSRIYRQDNRDDLIQETLLSLHRARSTYNPSLPYSNWMYSIAYRRYIDYVRKQSRIDRMEVPGETILPLIANHEKENPDDLVDREAVLRAIQDLPERQREIVRLLKIDGFSVKEAASILDMSETALKVAAHRAYKKIRARFPGGEAESSLQGERP; from the coding sequence ATGGCGCACAGCAAAGAGCAGCAACTGAAACGGTGGATGACCGAGTCTCTCGCAGGAGACCAGCGCTCCTACAGGCTGCTGCTTGAAGAGAGCGCCCGCATGCTCTCGGACTACTTTCGCTCCCGCATCTACAGGCAGGATAACCGGGACGATCTGATACAGGAAACGCTGCTCTCGCTCCATCGGGCCCGCTCCACCTACAATCCTTCGCTGCCCTATTCGAACTGGATGTATTCGATCGCCTACCGTCGCTATATCGACTATGTAAGAAAACAGAGCCGTATCGATCGAATGGAGGTTCCGGGTGAAACCATCCTGCCTTTAATAGCGAATCATGAAAAGGAAAACCCCGACGACCTGGTCGATCGAGAGGCCGTATTGCGTGCCATTCAGGATCTGCCCGAGCGTCAGCGTGAGATCGTGCGTCTCCTGAAAATCGACGGATTCTCGGTGAAGGAAGCGGCCTCTATTCTTGATATGAGCGAAACGGCATTGAAGGTAGCCGCCCACAGGGCGTATAAGAAGATCCGGGCAAGATTCCCCGGTGGTGAGGCGGAGTCGTCGCTTCAGGGAGAGCGGCCATGA
- the fliG gene encoding flagellar motor switch protein FliG has translation MKKRKKDSALDFTVGDMIEDNRSKKNTADRSDRGLFPEFQIQGGVQKAARLLLALGADEASRILREMRDDEIRLLIEEMSRIRFITAEEKNRILDEFRSAVPSEAPVEGGPEAARSMLVRSFGEAKADEMLSRMQRQDARRQFDFLTAYEPSLIASVLSQEHPQIAAVTLSYMKPSLAAQAFKYMPDELRMDLCTRIGRSAKISPEAVVRAAKSLQEKFEKRIDETFSDTGGAETLAGILNHLDRGTEERILDQLQNAEPELFERVKERLYTFEELVSLDAKELRLLLSQIDTDTIATALRGAPEEMRRAFFNSLSQNRAADVLDEMDHRGPISVREINEGRGFILQTARRLDEEGRILIKKERDEYI, from the coding sequence GTGAAAAAGCGGAAGAAGGATTCAGCGCTCGACTTTACGGTCGGTGATATGATTGAAGACAACCGGAGCAAGAAAAATACTGCCGACCGGTCGGATCGGGGCCTGTTTCCGGAATTTCAGATTCAGGGCGGAGTTCAGAAGGCAGCCCGGCTGCTTCTTGCCCTCGGGGCCGACGAGGCGTCGCGCATTTTGCGAGAGATGCGGGATGACGAGATCCGCCTGCTCATCGAAGAGATGAGTCGCATCCGCTTTATTACTGCAGAAGAGAAGAATCGCATTCTTGACGAGTTCCGCTCGGCCGTTCCTTCCGAGGCGCCGGTGGAGGGCGGCCCCGAGGCCGCTCGCAGCATGCTTGTGCGCAGCTTCGGCGAGGCGAAGGCCGACGAGATGCTCAGTCGCATGCAGCGGCAGGATGCACGGCGGCAGTTCGATTTTCTGACCGCCTATGAGCCTTCTCTCATCGCCTCGGTTCTGTCGCAGGAGCATCCGCAGATTGCCGCCGTCACGCTCTCGTATATGAAGCCCTCTCTGGCCGCCCAGGCCTTCAAATACATGCCCGATGAGTTGCGTATGGATCTCTGTACGCGCATCGGCCGCTCGGCTAAGATCAGCCCCGAGGCCGTCGTGCGTGCGGCGAAGTCGCTTCAGGAGAAATTCGAGAAGCGCATCGACGAAACCTTCAGCGACACAGGCGGAGCCGAGACGTTGGCCGGCATCCTCAACCATCTCGATCGTGGAACGGAAGAGCGCATCCTCGATCAGCTACAGAACGCCGAGCCCGAGCTGTTTGAGCGCGTGAAAGAGCGGCTTTATACGTTTGAAGAACTTGTGAGCCTCGATGCAAAGGAGCTGCGTCTGCTTCTCTCGCAGATCGACACCGATACGATAGCGACCGCATTGCGAGGAGCGCCCGAAGAGATGCGTCGCGCCTTTTTCAATTCGCTGTCGCAGAACCGCGCCGCCGACGTACTTGATGAGATGGACCATCGGGGCCCGATCTCGGTGCGTGAGATCAACGAAGGGCGCGGCTTCATTCTTCAGACGGCGCGACGACTCGATGAAGAAGGCCGCATCTTGATCAAGAAGGAGCGCGACGAGTACATTTAG
- a CDS encoding phosphatidylglycerol lysyltransferase domain-containing protein codes for MSWRLDDKATVISRSLLLSRSQWIQSASLKQTSDLDELLTALLVSARPAVLRGAGEEIALRFRKTGSHVFQSGIEAALDLNDTAWHRSSLRELARRALRYGHIEYFPTSQTDRPYPDLSELRSRSAYANRPALRGLYLTDASQWHKAWSFVVGGQVVGLVTASRRGERAYHTEILMRAQDAPKGTMEALIIRAATDLKQEGAYELSLGECPFVVGDPPDIRIHFYGRMMSHAYHARGLYAFKAKFHPQWRPVFLVSRRRLFLPLVDLFFTTGSARLFFDALFHR; via the coding sequence CTGAGCTGGCGTCTCGACGATAAGGCGACCGTTATATCTCGCTCGCTGCTGCTCTCGCGCTCACAGTGGATTCAGAGCGCCTCGCTCAAGCAAACATCCGACCTTGATGAACTTCTCACCGCTCTGCTTGTATCTGCACGCCCTGCCGTTCTACGCGGAGCGGGCGAAGAGATTGCGCTACGATTTCGTAAAACAGGCAGCCACGTCTTCCAGAGCGGCATCGAAGCGGCCCTTGATCTCAATGATACGGCCTGGCATAGATCGTCGCTGCGAGAGCTTGCGAGGCGTGCTTTGCGGTACGGCCATATCGAATACTTCCCGACATCACAAACCGACCGGCCCTACCCCGATCTGAGTGAACTACGCAGCCGCTCCGCGTACGCAAACAGGCCGGCGTTACGCGGGCTTTATCTCACCGACGCATCTCAATGGCATAAGGCATGGTCTTTCGTCGTCGGCGGTCAGGTCGTCGGCCTGGTGACGGCCAGTCGTCGCGGTGAACGAGCCTACCACACAGAAATCCTTATGCGAGCACAGGACGCTCCGAAAGGAACGATGGAAGCGCTCATCATACGGGCGGCTACAGATCTCAAACAGGAGGGAGCATACGAACTCAGCCTTGGTGAATGCCCTTTTGTAGTCGGCGATCCGCCCGATATTCGCATTCATTTTTACGGACGTATGATGTCACACGCTTATCATGCGCGCGGACTATATGCCTTCAAAGCGAAGTTTCATCCGCAATGGAGGCCGGTCTTTCTGGTTAGCCGACGACGCCTCTTTCTGCCGCTTGTCGACCTGTTCTTCACAACAGGAAGCGCCCGCCTTTTCTTCGACGCTCTCTTTCACAGATAG